One Aureibacillus halotolerans DNA segment encodes these proteins:
- a CDS encoding DHA2 family efflux MFS transporter permease subunit, which translates to MSNKAQGVEDSASPLTSSQRKIVVAVMIMGAFVAILNQTLINVALPKIMEDLHINPSVGQWLTTVYMLVNGVLIPITAFLMERYSTRQLFLTAMGSFAIGTLVCALAPIFEVLMIGRIIQAIGAGIMMPLMTVVILSSFPYEKRGAAMGTVGIAMVFAPAVGPTLSGWLVQNYHWSSLFYVVLPIALISFVFGLIYMRNVTEQTFPKVNIPSVILSTIGFGGLLYGFSSAGTNGWTDPVVLGSLIVGAVVLVWFIVLQNRLDVPILRFDVFSYKMFSLTTIINIVLTMAMFSAMILVPLYLQNVRGFSPLESGLLLLPGAILMGIMSPITGKIFDKVGARWLAVVGLGITTWTTWDFAQLDLETTYTHMIIIYSLRMFGMSMLMMPIMTAGLNALPNRLNSHGTAMANTMRQMSGAIGTAFLVTVMTNSAKAYGESHATAGMDKEAIVHLGQVSQVQGINDAFVVATGFSLIAFVLAFFIRKDSSLDEQPNT; encoded by the coding sequence ATTATGGGCGCCTTTGTAGCAATTTTGAACCAAACGTTAATCAATGTCGCATTGCCGAAGATTATGGAAGACTTGCATATTAATCCTTCCGTTGGGCAGTGGTTAACGACTGTGTATATGCTCGTTAACGGTGTTTTAATTCCGATAACTGCATTTTTGATGGAGCGTTACAGTACGAGGCAGTTGTTTTTAACAGCGATGGGCTCCTTTGCGATCGGTACACTCGTATGTGCGCTTGCACCAATTTTTGAAGTTCTTATGATTGGTCGCATCATTCAGGCGATAGGTGCCGGCATTATGATGCCTCTTATGACTGTCGTTATCCTATCCTCGTTTCCATATGAAAAGCGTGGAGCAGCGATGGGAACAGTAGGCATCGCCATGGTGTTTGCCCCAGCTGTTGGTCCAACCTTATCGGGATGGCTTGTCCAAAATTATCATTGGTCCTCTTTATTTTATGTTGTCTTGCCAATTGCTCTCATTAGTTTTGTTTTTGGACTTATTTATATGCGTAATGTAACAGAGCAAACCTTTCCAAAGGTCAATATTCCTAGTGTCATTCTTTCAACAATTGGGTTTGGAGGCTTGCTTTACGGATTTAGCTCCGCAGGAACAAATGGCTGGACAGACCCAGTTGTTTTAGGCTCATTAATCGTAGGAGCGGTCGTTCTTGTTTGGTTTATCGTGCTGCAAAATCGTTTAGACGTCCCGATCTTGCGATTTGATGTCTTTTCTTATAAGATGTTTAGCTTGACGACAATTATTAATATCGTCTTAACGATGGCGATGTTCTCTGCGATGATTCTTGTTCCGCTTTACTTGCAAAATGTTCGTGGATTTTCTCCATTGGAATCAGGCTTGCTTCTGTTACCCGGCGCGATTTTAATGGGCATTATGTCACCAATTACAGGGAAGATTTTTGATAAAGTCGGCGCACGATGGCTCGCGGTTGTTGGACTGGGTATCACGACTTGGACAACATGGGATTTTGCGCAATTGGATTTAGAAACGACGTACACACATATGATTATTATCTATTCGTTGCGTATGTTTGGCATGTCAATGCTGATGATGCCCATTATGACAGCAGGACTCAACGCCTTGCCTAATCGTCTTAATTCGCATGGAACAGCGATGGCGAATACGATGAGACAAATGTCTGGTGCGATCGGAACCGCCTTTTTAGTTACCGTGATGACCAATAGTGCAAAAGCTTACGGGGAAAGCCATGCGACTGCTGGGATGGATAAAGAAGCCATCGTTCACTTAGGGCAAGTTTCTCAAGTCCAAGGCATTAACGATGCCTTCGTCGTTGCAACCGGTTTTTCTCTTATTGCTTTTGTCCTTGCCTTTTTCATTCGTAAGGATTCTTCACTTGACGAGCAACCGAACACTTAA